From the Lepisosteus oculatus isolate fLepOcu1 chromosome 1, fLepOcu1.hap2, whole genome shotgun sequence genome, one window contains:
- the alms1 gene encoding centrosome-associated protein ALMS1 isoform X2 → MELHEAAAGSDSTPIATTPPASPASRLSRAEELRSQSSSPGSGTHLSSTSGVSLGEAIVQRAKQGMESWYQLPAEGDVSRLTAASVTRLDQPSWPAEEHTAPDSPPPQAGMISTADEARQHQAKEVQASQLAFQDSRLSPALPLLPGKATSLPDDTFFQQTGLEFAPLRGSPDISVMSERFARPLQMSDAIQLAITEVSEDFPGDHPSLSQHPLAVTTVMGDDASSMCSLSQHTLSPSSTDEGVSNCEKAPEEEMEEDRFSRLQVSLSRAEEQQDPAAEKHASSVASLLDKVVHGPLEDDGSFLNSDVPAPLLLELLEKEVGLSSSGTSSSTSGNSSSQIEVVVSQGLNTGHSEHFIEESVDKDIAPDGSGEDSVVPKPDLSRSSLEQESFRVSRDLSPGKTSFSSTKPAENTKDKAELNESDRCEKSNITTRSSHTKSYDELSDAPCEQLCSESIFRPFQSLSDSRKVQKDPLPPNSETVTPNTGSLGTYSGKDSIITAVPTGIGKTEISLSSGFSCEKGQKETELSNSGSHMAVEGSFLGSLAQPISHSTPGVIAGIPRASVQPASAKLSPIESNLEASAEAPHCSSSDTGLAPSSLKDVEEPTRIVSGTGVVNVASHQTTRKIHSLPALNYMEKVGAWNVTQSTGKTFFDHLALKGFTGVSPKKKAYDAIADSLNHIFSQQKSDKTPLPSTSNISSRSPRRNLAASFSGTSSPAKETPGSAGGLGRSLSYTSVSTVAKEVQQAGAPECAKMEESRSEFGQKKHCASAEEAASTSVAQDSSADRSAHMVVRKNVSESYNVPLLTEPLVLSEKGLSTSTDKDRCCTQRVKQGKLLELENSSQPPSQVSLGRFSDVSASQDLSNTLASSQDTVPSYRGQRRQSASTGAVSVSSPVSLEVDNYAPYWATNPSTPARNKELNIEERIPMYLQNLGIDQSPSTILTPFVPKGPIREPEFSPTDLRTIKGSTGTPTKSTQPSEGGSPAKGDFSQSSLFSVNSTSLSVPLSSDVDRESPLHAESSVQNVAESSSDKPVSQCSLQTAFHPLDRSLDLRGKQPSDDTSQCKETISAEPFSSSEARQRLNGNSDHVISSRVQKRVSQFQPGEMCVTPDSLSSSSSLAENEQQTGPQDTEQKEAYYFPKVTHTPPRCSLDLGNDSFVGTKTLQEIRKLLGQAESIVSGRSSFSSPSASLRGSEDLSSFLQKNLDSFHDSLASSEENHESHSSLLWRKSSSDSMLTLDGLKGSSWQEVLQSPRASASRSVITAEHERVSSVKTAESTFLSDASKEFTQGRTCSVFTAKNVRRSEPEGCSEATQDKVVSVPGPVAHSTEASIKAVDAGDRHRDPTPELALPNPSVNGVPAESSHSSDGREGARAAAGEDSSSVDSLAGRVAALLKNESPATVASGVVSEADEEERRARDWIKLKVSGEQCEPLELNMEDRQKIEEIKAELLRNTKKPSGAIKGQWSTDTDSDTTSSTVAVTGVLPSLKPTEEFCALNTAKHQISSQLQKLSSNPFNTSVELHTPLRKDMEARIREIAQREGLSASQQVAHETGRPIVSITFSSRKRSPSPASLSPLLSRASDVADHTSVTRDEDSLVEPVRLTELDRRQAGSLQPLTATKEEVQKVRYSHQGPGKGQPYTGKCSGTDVEDAVSEVENISSTQRPVAVSESGFCSNNPVCLRNNACTGQGEVDSLTEPDVNSGKDDLTLCSTSGYGFHHYQLGFDAHVRSDLKPPEVCGSQTEEQRQGSPGTTNDSPFVVLQHAVHKSPGAHFHVNATRYRQLSTSTPNIALEENASASLKPSALPLQVSSFASGSSSVSSPTKKVLSYVHVTLSPKPSNEKSMSTDDRHFQFGTFPPESDYAEFLKTSASENPSDTNTPSAIQGHSYTDGTQSTEGIYDTHSPITGETSHVRGRVAQTVRGNCPESTVRQEHLRKNQERYRQHLNENMLVGQMKPRSADASAQITTHVPGLSSESTRPSSTLSKSRSPAQQPQDLPVQTSAQPVLVPYKPRGSQKVFYIPQSRAQVSQTHSDTTMESSHPGSDDAIPPKFTVEILGARNKEVDIDVTAKHKEGIYSKTAQSKTRWEENTGSDIAFHRQQRLTEYTHQGHSRHPIHCLEYQGFLEKMSADELHSKTTAQNRSPSFSGTFSKGASHPSEEHRRPEREFSREHLAFSRKHKEDKFSSLEGEVDYTMKELHLHQGLERENLTSTRASWNHIPQENPSPLSRDKLATKRNLDNTLRRGDQVSSEHSLHNSNTLDELWEKFKARQSLVKLNNPSGKERSLLERLDRLSRLLHNPCHHSFISERETGKGRDRDHGPQKRKKEEVMRRLRENRESHLQQAWGEESVEPKEITALQPSKTLKPVRDISTASPLSRHLYLAEREQVESVTSDTVSESDVAIQTESGDSSHTETSSTVSTIDTARLIRAFGPQRVNVNPSLNKLYSAIDKQKESLHKKSVPKKRASKSKKHIDTASPSLCSTEESTVMPDSVSASTCSVPVPRGPSGVLTNKKTVKLLNKGIQAGDLEIVNSGTKKNTRDVGVTFPSPGSAWAEQTGASRHMEARRDERTSSNSQQFLYEKKTKKSNPQRHTQGMSWFVPADELKSEAKKENQPSSVSGPGPAWFEPYTRAQPWREPLREKQVQDAPVPSSRRSRAQPITEPGAGAKWPTSLVRITLQEALAMCRPDFISRSRERMKRLVLLAEERRTQAVFDSEREDLFNQLGTRRAWGVAHPNRQPHEELHIQKKRAIPKKEMFIRSKQNVSLWKGRKAGTC, encoded by the exons CCCATCGCCACAACGCCTCCTGCCTCCCCTGCCTCGCGGCTCAGCCGGGCCGAGGAGCTGAGGAGCCAGAGCAGCAGCCCAGGCAGTGGCACACACCTGTCCAGCACCAGCGGTGTCTCTCTGGGGGAGGCCATCGTGCAGAGGGCCAAGCAG GGTATGGAGTCATGGTACCAGTTGCCAGCAGAGGGTGATGTGAGCCGTCTGACGGCAGCCTCTGTGACCAGGCTGGATCAGCCCTCCTGGCCAGCTGAAGAGCACACAGCCCCCGATTCCCCCCCGCCGCAGGCAGGGATGATCTCCACAGCTGACGAAGCCAGACAGCATCAGGCTAAAGAAGTGCAGGCTTCACAGCTAg CTTTTCAAGATAGCCGTCTGTCACCCGCTCTTCCTCTGCTCCCTGGGAAAGCCACAAGCCTGCCAGATGACACTTTCTTTCAGCAAACAGGATTAGAGTTTGCCCCCCTCAG GGGATCTCCAGATATCTCTGTCATGTCTGAACGGTTCGCAAGACCACTCCAGATGAGTGATGCTATTCAACTTGCCATTACTGAGGTTTCTGAAGACTTTCCCGGCGACCACCCTTCACTGTCCCAGCATCCATTGGCTGTTACCACAGTTATGGGTGATGATGCCAGCAGCATGTGCTCTTTATCCCAACACACTCTGTCACCATCGTCCACCGATGAAGGTGTGAGCAATTGTGAGAAGGCCCCAGAGGAGGAAATGGAAGAGGACCGATTTTCAAGACTTCAAGTATCTCTGTCCAGAGCTGAAGAGCAGCAGGATCCTGCTGCAGAGAAGCATGCCTCATCTGTTGCTTCCCTACTGGACAAAGTGGTACATGGGCCGTTGGAAGACGATGGTTCATTCTTAAACAGTGATGTTCCTGCTCCTCTTTTACTGGAATTGCTAGAAAAAGAAGTTGGCTTGTCAAGCAGTGGCACATCCTCATCCACGTCTGGGAACTCTTCAAGCCAGATTGAAGTTGTGGTCAGTCAGGGGCTAAACACAGGACATTCTGAGCATTTTATTGAGGAGTCAGTAGACAAAGACATAGCACCCGATGGCTCGGGGGAAGACTCAGTGGTGCCAAAACCTGATTTGTCTAGAAGCTCCTTAGAGCAAGAATCTTTCAGAGTGTCAAGAGATTTGTCTCCAGGCAAAACTTCATTTTCATCCACAAAGCCTGCAGAGAATACTAAAGACAAAGCTGAATTAAATGAGTCAGACAGGTGTGAAAAGTCCAACATCACTACTCGCTCTTCTCATACAAAGTCATACGATGAGTTATCTGATGCCCCCTGTGAGCAGCTATGCTCTGAGAGTATATTTAGACCTTTTCAGTCTTTGTCTGATTCTAGAAAAGTGCAGAAAGATCCTTTACCACCAAACAGTGAGACAGTCACCCCAAATACTGGATCCCTGGGGACATACAGTGGAAAAGACAGCATCATTACAGCAGTACCAACTGGCATTGGCAAAACTGAAATATCATTGTCATCAGGATTCAGCTGTGAGAAAGGACAGAAGGAGACAGAGCTGTCAAACTCAGGAAGTCATATGGCTGTGGAGGGATCTTTCCTGGGATCTCTTGCTCAGCCAATTTCTCATTCAACCCCAGGTGTGATTGCTGGCATCCCAAGAGCCAGTGTGCAGCCAGCTTCTGCAAAGCTGTCCCCAATTGAGTCAAATCTTGAAGCCTCTGCAGAAGCACCCCATTGCAGCTCCTCTGACACAGGTCTTGCTCCTTCCAGTTTAAAAGATGTGGAAGAGCCAACCAGAATTGTTTCTGGTACTGGAGTGGTTAATGTTGCTTCTCATCAAACAACAAGAAAGATTCATTCTTTGCCTGCTCTGAATTATATGGAGAAGGTAGGAGCATGGAATGTGACTCAGTCAAcgggtaaaacattttttgaccacTTGGCACTGAAAGGTTTCACTGGGGTTTCTCCCAAGAAGAAGGCCTATGATGCCATTGCCGATtcattaaatcacattttttccCAGCAAAAAAGTGACAAAACACCATTGCCATCCACCTCAAACATCAGCAGTCGTAGTCCCAGAAGGAACCTAGCCGCTTCGTTTTCGGGAACCTCATCACCAGCCAAAGAGACTCCTGGCAGTGCAGGAGGTTTAGGAAGGTCCTTGTCTTATACGTCCGTCAGTACTGTAGCCAAAGAGGTTCAGCAAGCTGGAGCTCCTGAATGTGCGAAAATGGAAGAGTCTCGCTCTGAGTTTGGCCAAAAGAAACACTGTGCTTCAGCAGAAGAAGCAGCCAGCACCTCAGTTGCTCAAGACTCATCTGCAGACAGATCTGCCCATATGGTGGTTAGGAAGAATGTGTCAGAGAGTTACAATGTTCCACTTCTCACTGAGCCACTTGTTTTATCAGAGAAGGGGTTGTCCACCTCCACTGATAAAGACCGATGTTGCACACAGAGAGTGAAACAAGGAAAGCTGCTGGAATTGGAGAATTCTTCCCAGCCACCTTCGCAGGTGAGCTTAGGCAGATTCAGTGATGTATCTGCAAGCCAAGACCTAAGCAACACACTGGCCAGTTCACAGGACACAGTTCCCAGTTACCGTGGTCAAAGAAGACAGTCGGCTTCAACAGGAGCAGTCTCCGTCTCCTCGCCTGTTAGTTTGGAAGTAGATAACTATGCTCCATACTGGGCCACCAATCCTTCAACGCCAGCAAGAAATAAAGAGTTAAACATAGAAGAGAGAATTCCA aTGTACCTTCAAAATCTTGGAATTGACCAATCACCATCAACTATACTTACTCCGTTTGTGCCAAAAGGACCCATAAGAGAGCCAGAATTTTCACCAACTGATCTTCGCACAATAAAGGGTTCGACAGGAACCCCAACGAAGAGCACACAGCCCTCAGAAG GTGGCAGTCCTGCGAAAGGAGACTTTTCACAGTCTAGTTTGTTTTCTGTGAACTCTACTAGCCTGTCTGTGCCATTGAGTTCTGATGTAGATCGTGAATCACCATTGCACGCTGAGTCCTCTGTGCAGAACGTTGCTGAGTCTTCTTCAGACAAACCTGTCAGTCAGTGCAGCCTTCAGACGGCTTTCCATCCACTGGATCGCTCTTTGGATCTTCGAGGAAAACAGCCATCGGACGATACCTCACAATGCAAAGAGACCATCAGCGCTGAACCTTTTTCATCTTCAGAGGCCAGGCAGCGCTTGAATGGCAACAGTGATCATGTGATTTCCTCACGTGTGCAAAAGCGTGTTAGTCAGTTTCAGCCTGGTGAAATGTGCGTCACTCCCGATAGTctatcctcctcctcctctcttgcAGAGAACGAACAGCAAACTGGTCCTCAGGATACAGAACAAAAGGAAGCGTATTACTTTCCAAAGGTCACCCATACACCACCGCGATGCAGCCTGGATCTGGGGAATGACTCTTTTGTTGGGACTAAAACCCTGCAGGAGATCCGAAAACTTTTGGGCCAGGCAGAGAGCATCGTGTCAGGAAGGTCCTCCTTCTCCTCGCCTTCAGCATCTTTAAGAGGCTCTGAAGACctttcttcatttctgcaaaAGAATTTAGACAGCTTCCACGATTCTCTTGCTTCTTCTGAAGAAAATCATGAGAGCCACTCATCACTGCTGTGGAGGAAGTCCTCCTCCGATTCCATGCTCACATTAGACGGGCTGAAAGGCAGTTCCTGGCAAGAGGTACTACAGTCACCCAGGGCATCTGCCAGCAGATCTGTAATTACTGCAGAGCACGAAAGAGTCTCCAGTGTAAAGACTGCAGAATCAACATTTCTAAGCGATGCCTCAAAAGAGTTCACACAGGGGCGTACATGCTCTGTTTTCACAGCCAAAAATGTGAGGAGGTCTGAGCCTGAAGGCTGCAGTGAGGCCACTCAGGATAAGGTGGTTTCAGTGCCTGGTCCTGTAGCGCATTCCACAGAGGCAAGCATCAAGGCTGTGGACGCTGGGGACCGCCATCGGGACCCGACACCTGAGCTCGCTTTACCAAATCCTTCTGTGAATGGAGTCCCGGCAGAGAGCAGCCACTCCTCTGACGGCAGGGAAGGGGCAAGGGCCGCCGCAGGCGAAGACAGCAGCAGTGTGGATTCCCTGGCGGGCCGCGTCGCGGCTCTCCTGAAAAACGAGTCGCCGGCCACGGTGGCCTCGGGCGTTGTGAGCGAGGCTGACGAGGAGGAGCGCAGAGCTCGAG ACTGGATTAAACTAAAGGTTTCTGGAGAGCAGTGTGAGCCTCTGGAATTGAATATGGAAGATCGACAGAAAATAGAAGAAATCAAAGCAGAGCTCTTACGAAACACAAAGAAACCTAGTGGTGCAATAAAG GGCCAATGGAGTACAGATACTGACTCAGATACCACATCTAGCACGGTTGCAGTTACTGGGGTGCTGCCTTCACTGAAACCTACAGAAGAATTTTGTGCCCTGAACACTGCAAAGCATCAGATCTCCAGTCAGCTGCAGAAACTGTCCAGCAATCCTTTCAACACTAGTGTGGAGCTCCACACTCCACTTCGCAAGGATATGGAGGCACGTATTCGAGAAATTGCTCAAAGAGAGGGCCTTAGTGCGTCTCAGCAGGTGGCCCATGAAACTGGCAGACCCATTGTATCCATCACCTTTTCCTCCCGTAAGCGTTCCCCCTCTCCTGCATCCCTCTCTCCCCTTCTGAGTCGCGCGTCTGACGTGGCTGACCACACAAGTGTCACCAGAGATGAGGATTCTCTGGTGGAACCTGTAAGGCTCACAGAGCTAGACAGAAGACAAGCAGGCAGCCTTCAGCCCCTGACAGCAACAAAAGAAGAAGTACAAAAAGTCAGATATTCCCATCAAGGCCCTGGAAAGGGGCAGCCATACACGGGAAAATGTTCAGGCACTGATGTCGAGGACGCTGTCAGTGAAGTCGAGAACATTTCCTCAACACAAAGGCCTGTGGCAGTTTCAGAGTCAGGCTTCTGTTCAAATAACCCTGTCTGCTTAAGAAATAATGCTTGTACTGGACAAGGTGAAGTTGATTCACTAACCGAGCCTGATGTAAATTCTGGAAAGGATGATCTGACCCTGTGTTCTACATCAGGGTATGGTTTCCATCACTATCAGCTTGGATTTGATGCACATGTCAGGTCAGACCTGAAACCTCCTGAAGTGTGTGGCAGCCAGACAGAAGAACAGAGGCAAGGCTCTCCTGGCACCACTAATGACAGTCCTTTTGTCGTTCTTCAGCATGCTGTACACAAAAGCCCCGGAGCACATTTTCATGTAAATGCAACTCGATACAGACAGTTGTCCACATCTACCCCTAATATAGCCCTGGAGGAAAATGCATCAGCCAGTCTAAAGCCTAGTGCATTACCTTTACAAGTTTCATCATTTGCCTCTGGTTCTTCTTCAGTCTCTTCACCCACCAAAAAAGTCCTGTCATATGTTCATGTGACTCTGTCACCCAAACCatccaatgaaaaatctatGTCCACTGATGACAGACATTTTCAGTTTGGCACTTTTCCACCAGAGAGTGATTATGCTGAGTTTTTGAAGACGTCTGCTTCTGAAAACCCCTCAGATACCAATACACCCTCAGCAATTCAAGGACATTCATACACAGATGGTACGCAGTCGACAGAGGGTATATATGATACACACTCTCCGATTACAGGTGAAACTAGTCATGTCAGAGGCCGTGTCGCACAAACAGTGCGTGGTAACTGTCCTGAATCTACAGTGAGGCAAGAACACTTGCGTAAAAATCAGGAACGTTATAGgcaacatttaaatgaaaatatgctTGTTGGCCAAATGAAGCCCAGATCTGCAGACGCTTCTGCCCAGATAACAACCCACGTACCTGGCCTGTCGTCCGAGTCCACCAGACCTAGCTCCACCCTTTCAAAGTCCAGGTCACCTGCACAGCAGCCACAGGACCTACCAGTCCAGACATCAG CTCAGCCTGTCCTGGTGCCGTATAAGCCCCGTGGGAGCCAGAAGGTCTTTTACATCCCCCAGAGCAGGGCTCAGGTTTCCCAGACACACTCGGACACCACCATGGAAagctcccatccag GTTCAGATGATGCTATTCCACCAAAATTCACTGTTGAGATTCTGGGTGCCAGGAACAAGGAAGTAGACATTGACGTCACAGCCAAGCACAAAGAGGGTATCTACAGCAAGACAGCACAGTCTAAAACTAGATGGGAGGAAAACACAG GTTCAGACATAGCCTTTCATCGGCAACAAAGACTTACTGAATATACGCATCAAGGTCACTCCAGACATCCAATACATTGTTTAGAGTACCAGGGCTTTCTGGAGAAAATGAGTGCTGATGAGCTTCATAGCAAAACAACAGCACAGAACAGAAGTCCTTCTTTCAGTGGAACATTTTCTAAGGGTGCTAGCCATCCTAGTGAAGAACACAGAAGACCAGAAAGAGAATTCAGCAGGGAACACTTAGCTTTTAGCAGAAAGCACAAAGAGGATAAATTTTCCTCTCTAGAAGGTGAAGTTGATTACACCATGAAGGAACTACACCTCCATCAGGGGTTAGAAAGAGAAAACCTCACTTCAACCAGAGCATCATGGAATCATATCCCACAGGAGAACCCTTCTCCTCTGTCCAGGGATAAATTGGCTACTAAGAGAAACTTGGATAACACTCTTAGAAGAGGGGATCAGGTCTCTTCTGAGCATTCTCTCCACAACAGTAACACTTTGGATGAGCTGTGGGAGAAGTTTAAGGCGCGACAGAGCCTGGTGAAACTTAATAATCCCAGTGGGAAAGAGAGGTCCCTGCTGGAAAGGCTTGATCGCCTTTCCAGGCTCCTTCACAACCCTTGTcatcattcatttatttctgaGAGGGAGACTGGCAAGGGCAGGGATAGAGACCATGGACCTCAGAAGAGGAAAAAGGAGGAAGTAATGAGAAGGCTGAGAGAAAACAGAGAAAGCCATCTCCAACAGGCATGGGGGGAGGAGTCTGTGGAGCCAAAAGAGATAACAGCACTCCAACCATCTAAAACTCTCAAGCCTGTTAGGGACATTTCCACAGCTAGCCCCTTGAGTCGCCATCTTTACCTTGCGGAAAGAGAGCAGGTGGAGTCAGTAACAAGTGATACAGTGTCTGAAAGTGATGTAGCAATCCAAACAGAGTCAGGAGACAGCAGCCACACAGAAACCAGCAGCACTGTATCCACAATTGACACAGCCCGCCTCATCAGAGCCTTTGGACCTCAGAGAGTAAATGTCAACCCCAGCCTAAACAAGCTGTACAGTGCTATTGACAAGCAGAAGGAGAGTTTGCACAAGAAGTCAGTGCCAAAGAAGAGAGCCAGCAAGAGTAAAAAACATATTGACACAGCCAGTCCGTCACTGTGTAGCACAGAGGAGTCAACG GTAATGCCTGACTCTGTATCAGCCAGCACCTGTTCAGTCCCTGTGCCCCGAGGTCCATCAGGTGTTCTCACAAACAAGAAAACTGTTAAGTTGCTCAATAAAGGAATACAGGCAG GTGATCTAGAGATTGTGAACAGTGGCACTAAGAAAAACACCAGAGATGTAGGCGTGACATTCCCTTCACCGGGCTCTGCCTGGGCAGAACAGACAGGAGCCTCGCGCCACATGGAGGCAAGAAGAGATGAGAGGACCAGCTCAAACTCTCAGCAGTTCCTCTATGAaaagaagacaaagaaaagTAATCCACAGCGCCACACTCAAG GCATGTCCTGGTTTGTCCCGGCGGATGAGCTGAAGTCCGAGGCCAAGAAAGAGAACCAACCCAGCTCCGTGTCGGGCCCTGGCCCTGCCTGGTTCGAACCCTACACTAGAGCACAGCCCTGGAGGGAGCCCCTCCGAGAGAAGCAGGTCCAGGACGCTCCAGTCCCCAGCAGCCGGAGGAGCAGGGCGCAGCCCATCACAGAGCCTGGAGCGGGTGCCAAGTGGCCCACTTCCCTCGTGCGTATAACTCTTCAG GAAGCTCTTGCAATGTGCCGTCCAGACTTCATCTCTCGATCCAGAGAGCGAATGAAGAGGCTGGTGCTGCTggcagaggagaggaggacacaAGCTGTGTTTGACAGTGAGCGAGAGGACTTGTTTAACCAGCTGGGAACCAGAAGAGCCTGGGGAGTCGCTCACCCCAACAGGCAGCCACACGAAG aactTCATATACAAAAGAAAAGAGCCATTCCAAAGAAAGAGATGTTCATAAGATCCAAACA AAATGTTAGCCTCTGGAAAGGTAGGAAGGCAGGAACTTGTTAA